From Microcystis aeruginosa NIES-2549, a single genomic window includes:
- the cysT gene encoding sulfate ABC transporter permease subunit CysT translates to MANPQLSLSPSQPLKKVSIPWVITISYLVVLLVLPAAALFAKSLTLGFAEFWRVATLPISLSAYQVTFLTSLIAGLIDGVFGTIIAWVLVRYRFPGKKIVDACVDLPFALPTSVAGLVLATVYSDKGWLGQFFAPFGIKISFTILGVFVAMLFIALPFIVRTLQPVLQEMEKEVEEAALSLGASSWQIFWRVIFPTILPAILTGVALGFARAIGEYGSVVIISSNIPFKDLIAPVLIFQRLEEYDYTGATVIGMVLLLVSLFMLVVINFLQQWGQKYRVK, encoded by the coding sequence ATGGCTAACCCACAATTATCTTTATCTCCCAGTCAACCCCTGAAAAAAGTTTCTATTCCTTGGGTAATTACCATTAGTTATCTAGTGGTTTTGTTGGTTTTACCAGCAGCGGCACTATTTGCTAAATCCCTAACTCTTGGTTTTGCTGAATTTTGGCGTGTTGCCACTTTACCGATTTCTTTATCCGCTTACCAAGTCACTTTTTTGACTTCCTTAATCGCCGGATTAATTGACGGAGTTTTTGGCACTATTATCGCTTGGGTGTTAGTGCGTTATCGATTCCCGGGTAAAAAAATTGTCGATGCTTGTGTGGATTTGCCCTTTGCTTTACCCACTTCTGTTGCTGGTTTAGTCCTCGCCACAGTTTACAGTGATAAGGGTTGGCTCGGTCAATTTTTTGCCCCCTTTGGCATTAAGATATCCTTTACCATTTTAGGGGTTTTTGTGGCGATGTTATTTATCGCTTTACCCTTCATTGTCCGCACCTTACAGCCAGTTTTACAGGAAATGGAAAAAGAGGTAGAAGAGGCGGCTTTATCCCTCGGTGCTTCCTCTTGGCAAATCTTTTGGCGAGTGATTTTTCCCACAATACTACCGGCTATTTTAACAGGAGTTGCCCTCGGTTTTGCCAGAGCGATCGGTGAATATGGTTCCGTAGTTATTATCTCCTCTAATATTCCCTTTAAGGATTTAATTGCCCCAGTTTTAATCTTCCAAAGACTAGAGGAATATGATTACACAGGGGCGACAGTAATCGGCATGGTTTTATTACTGGTTTCTTTGTTCATGTTAGTAGTAATTAATTTCCTGCAGCAATGGGGGCAAAAATACAGAGTTAAGTAA
- a CDS encoding sulfate/molybdate ABC transporter ATP-binding protein, with protein MSIIIQQVSKRFGNFQALDNISLTIPEGKLVALLGPSGSGKSTLLRSIAGLETPDSGAIIINGQDTTHLDPRRRNIGFVFQHYALFKHLTVRQNIAFGLEIRQQKSPVIKKKVEELLELIQLQGLGDRYPAQLSGGQRQRVALARALAIQPNVLLLDEPFGALDAKVRKELRVWLRNLHEEVHVTSVFVTHDQEEAMEVADTIVVMNHGKIEQVGSPAEIYDHPATPFVMQFIGEVNILPSLAGLGNGHHPGDNSTVFIRPHDLEIMPNQDGLNSWAVVKRVIHLGWEIQVELMLADGEMVVAYLNREEYKQLQLQPEQTVHLKPRKATLLTDFDNKSEKVIDYSI; from the coding sequence ATGAGTATTATCATCCAGCAAGTTTCTAAACGTTTCGGCAATTTTCAAGCCTTAGATAATATCAGTTTAACCATTCCTGAAGGCAAATTAGTCGCCCTTCTCGGACCATCGGGATCGGGAAAATCCACCTTATTACGTTCAATTGCGGGATTAGAAACTCCCGATAGTGGCGCAATTATCATTAACGGACAAGATACCACCCATCTTGATCCTAGACGGAGAAATATAGGCTTTGTTTTCCAACATTATGCCCTATTTAAACATTTAACTGTTCGTCAAAATATTGCTTTTGGGCTAGAAATTCGCCAGCAAAAATCGCCAGTAATTAAGAAAAAAGTTGAGGAACTATTAGAATTAATTCAATTACAAGGATTAGGCGATCGCTACCCCGCCCAATTATCGGGAGGACAACGGCAGCGAGTAGCTTTAGCCCGCGCTTTAGCCATTCAACCGAATGTATTATTATTAGATGAACCCTTTGGAGCTTTAGATGCAAAAGTTAGAAAAGAATTAAGGGTATGGCTGAGAAATTTACACGAAGAAGTTCACGTTACCAGTGTTTTTGTTACCCACGATCAAGAGGAAGCAATGGAAGTGGCCGATACGATTGTTGTGATGAATCATGGTAAAATTGAACAGGTGGGTTCTCCCGCCGAAATTTACGATCATCCAGCCACACCTTTTGTGATGCAGTTTATTGGGGAAGTGAATATCTTACCCAGTTTAGCAGGATTAGGAAATGGACATCATCCGGGGGATAATTCCACCGTTTTTATCCGTCCCCACGACCTCGAAATTATGCCCAATCAAGATGGGTTGAATAGTTGGGCAGTGGTAAAAAGAGTTATTCATTTAGGCTGGGAAATACAGGTAGAATTAATGTTAGCTGATGGGGAAATGGTGGTAGCTTACCTCAATCGAGAGGAATACAAGCAATTACAGTTACAACCAGAACAAACGGTACATTTAAAACCGAGAAAAGCGACCCTACTCACTGATTTTGACAATAAAAGTGAGAAAGTTATCGATTATTCAATTTAA
- a CDS encoding sulfate ABC transporter substrate-binding protein, producing the protein MQSSQSCLSLLMATVLTGGMLASCTPSPTNSGNDSQKPVTVTLVSYAVTQSAYEKIIPKFVEEWQQKTGQKVTFEQSYGGSGSQTRAVIDGLEADVVALALALDTKKIEQAGLIQPGWEKEAPNDSIVHKSVVAFVPRDANIKINKWSDLAKDNIKVITANPKTSGGARWNFLALWGSVTQAGGSEQEAQTFVEKVFKNVPVLPRDARESSDVFFKQGQGNVLINYENEMILANQKGENLAYTVPTDYNISIDNPVAVVDANVDKKGTRKVAEAFVQFLFTPAAQREFAQVGFRPVEPTVAKEFESKFPQIKNLFTVQDLGGWDQVQKQFFDDGGLFDKILTKAGKS; encoded by the coding sequence ATGCAGTCATCCCAGTCTTGTTTATCCCTACTCATGGCAACTGTCCTGACGGGAGGAATGCTGGCATCTTGCACCCCATCCCCCACCAATAGCGGCAATGACAGCCAAAAACCCGTGACTGTGACACTTGTTTCCTATGCTGTCACCCAAAGTGCCTACGAAAAAATCATTCCCAAATTTGTCGAGGAATGGCAACAAAAAACGGGGCAAAAAGTAACTTTTGAACAGAGTTATGGTGGTTCCGGTTCCCAAACTCGCGCCGTTATCGATGGTTTAGAAGCGGATGTGGTAGCTTTGGCTTTAGCTTTGGATACCAAGAAAATTGAGCAAGCGGGATTAATTCAACCCGGTTGGGAAAAAGAAGCTCCCAATGACTCTATTGTTCATAAATCTGTAGTGGCTTTTGTTCCTCGTGATGCCAATATTAAAATTAATAAATGGTCAGATTTAGCCAAGGATAATATTAAAGTTATTACCGCTAATCCCAAGACTTCTGGCGGAGCGCGCTGGAATTTTCTCGCTCTTTGGGGTTCGGTGACGCAAGCGGGAGGCAGTGAACAAGAGGCGCAAACTTTTGTCGAAAAAGTCTTTAAAAATGTGCCAGTTTTACCTAGAGATGCTCGCGAATCTAGTGATGTATTTTTTAAACAGGGCCAGGGAAATGTGCTAATTAATTACGAAAACGAGATGATTCTCGCTAACCAAAAAGGTGAGAATTTAGCCTATACTGTTCCCACTGATTATAATATTTCTATTGATAATCCCGTGGCGGTTGTTGATGCCAATGTGGATAAAAAAGGTACGAGAAAAGTGGCGGAAGCTTTTGTGCAGTTTTTATTTACTCCCGCAGCCCAAAGAGAATTTGCTCAGGTGGGGTTTCGTCCCGTTGAACCGACGGTAGCTAAAGAGTTTGAGAGTAAATTTCCTCAGATAAAAAATCTCTTTACCGTGCAGGATTTAGGCGGTTGGGATCAGGTACAAAAGCAATTTTTTGATGATGGAGGCTTGTTCGATAAAATTCTGACTAAAGCTGGTAAATCCTAA
- the hisH gene encoding imidazole glycerol phosphate synthase subunit HisH, which yields MTLIAVIDYDMGNLHSACKGLETVGAVPKITDSPLDLEKADAIVLPGVGSFDPAVRQIRARHLEKPIKAAIANGKPFLGICLGLQILFDSSEEGQEAGLGIIPGTVRRFRSEPGITIPHMGWNQLDFTQPDHALWQGLPPHPHVYFVHSYYVDPLDSHLTAATVSHGSQTVTAAIARDRLVAVQFHPEKSSTNGLKILANFVQQVQKLALVS from the coding sequence ATGACCTTAATCGCTGTCATCGATTATGACATGGGAAATCTGCACTCTGCCTGTAAAGGACTGGAAACCGTGGGTGCAGTGCCGAAAATTACCGATTCTCCCCTAGATCTCGAAAAAGCTGACGCTATTGTGTTACCCGGAGTCGGTTCTTTTGATCCTGCCGTCCGGCAAATTCGCGCTCGTCATCTCGAAAAACCGATCAAAGCGGCGATCGCTAATGGTAAACCCTTTCTCGGTATCTGTCTCGGTTTACAAATTCTCTTTGACTCATCAGAGGAAGGTCAAGAGGCGGGTTTAGGGATTATTCCGGGGACAGTGCGCCGTTTTCGCTCGGAACCTGGCATTACTATTCCCCACATGGGTTGGAATCAGTTAGACTTCACCCAGCCGGATCATGCTCTTTGGCAGGGATTACCCCCGCATCCTCACGTCTATTTTGTCCATTCCTATTATGTTGATCCCCTTGATAGTCATCTGACTGCCGCCACCGTCAGCCACGGCAGTCAAACGGTGACAGCAGCGATCGCTCGTGATCGTTTGGTGGCGGTGCAGTTTCACCCGGAAAAATCCTCGACTAATGGCTTAAAAATTCTGGCTAACTTTGTTCAACAGGTGCAAAAATTAGCTTTAGTCTCCTAA
- a CDS encoding NIL domain-containing protein, with protein sequence MDNQPQWQTINHPQSDLHLDQSGLDRPTSRRIKIRVPKQYINEPIIARLGSFPGLKVNIFSALLAANNNQDGWFDLQLQGNSQGIENALSYLADLDVEVWYDSAQVLEEADNW encoded by the coding sequence ATGGATAATCAACCCCAATGGCAAACTATTAATCATCCCCAAAGTGACTTACATCTCGATCAATCGGGACTTGATCGCCCCACTTCCCGACGAATAAAAATTCGGGTTCCTAAACAATATATTAACGAGCCAATTATAGCACGTTTAGGGTCTTTTCCCGGTCTAAAAGTGAATATATTTTCCGCTTTGTTAGCTGCCAATAATAATCAAGATGGCTGGTTTGATCTACAACTACAAGGCAACTCTCAAGGTATAGAAAATGCCCTTTCCTATCTGGCAGATTTAGATGTAGAAGTTTGGTATGATTCAGCACAAGTTCTTGAAGAAGCAGACAATTGGTAA
- the thrS gene encoding threonine--tRNA ligase, protein MVNQIKSPLAESPVIQEDSQKIVKIRHTCAHILAMAVQTLFPETKVAIGPWTETGFYYDFDRPTPFTPEDLEKIAAEMGRIIGQNLPIIREVLERSEITAEIERLNQPYKKLILERIPPDETITRYFIGSPDAGRSDREPSLIDGAVSPPEEFWWDLCAGPHLNSTGEINPDAFVLESVAGAYWQGDEKQPQLQRIYGTAWQTPAELQNYLQQKEEAQRRDHRKLGQQLKLFSIQEDAGGGLVFWHPRGATMRYLIEDYWRQAHLEAGYQFLYTPHLANLDLWKTSGHWDFYRDNMFEAIELEQQSYQIKPMNCPFHVLTYQNDLHSYREFPLRWAELGTVYRYERSGVLHGLMRVRGFTQDDAHIFCLPEQIAAEILGVLNLTEKILSDFGFTNYQINLSTRPSKSVGSDSVWELATAALIEALNAKKWDYIEDQGGGAFYGPKIDIKIQDAIGRMWQCSTIQVDFNLPERFDMQYVARDGSRERPIMIHRAIFGSLERFFGILIENYAGDFPLWLAPIQVRLLPVSDEQQHYALGVAMQLKQAGYRVEIDKSGERLGKQIRTGELEKIPVLAVIGKREVSSKTLSVRTRQGGDLGSMTLADLLEKMQTAILSKTNL, encoded by the coding sequence ATGGTCAATCAAATTAAGTCCCCCCTGGCAGAAAGCCCCGTTATCCAAGAAGATTCGCAAAAAATAGTAAAAATACGCCATACTTGCGCCCATATCTTAGCGATGGCCGTACAAACTCTCTTTCCTGAAACCAAAGTCGCTATTGGTCCCTGGACAGAAACGGGATTCTACTACGATTTTGATCGCCCAACACCCTTTACCCCCGAAGATTTGGAGAAAATAGCGGCAGAAATGGGGCGAATTATCGGGCAAAACCTGCCAATTATCCGAGAAGTGCTGGAAAGAAGCGAAATTACCGCAGAAATCGAGCGCCTTAATCAACCCTACAAAAAGTTAATTTTAGAGAGAATTCCCCCAGATGAAACCATTACCCGTTATTTTATCGGTAGTCCGGACGCAGGACGGAGCGATCGAGAACCCTCGTTAATTGATGGTGCTGTTTCTCCCCCAGAAGAATTTTGGTGGGATCTGTGCGCGGGACCCCATCTCAACTCGACGGGGGAAATTAACCCAGATGCTTTCGTCTTGGAGAGTGTAGCGGGTGCTTATTGGCAAGGAGATGAAAAACAGCCGCAATTACAGCGAATTTACGGCACAGCTTGGCAAACCCCCGCAGAATTACAAAATTATCTCCAACAAAAAGAAGAAGCGCAGCGACGAGATCATCGCAAATTGGGACAACAATTAAAATTATTTAGCATCCAAGAAGATGCCGGTGGCGGCTTAGTTTTTTGGCATCCCCGGGGTGCAACAATGCGTTATTTAATCGAAGATTATTGGCGCCAAGCTCATTTAGAAGCGGGTTATCAATTTCTTTATACTCCCCATCTAGCTAATTTAGATCTGTGGAAAACTTCTGGACATTGGGACTTTTATCGCGACAATATGTTTGAGGCGATCGAGTTAGAACAGCAAAGCTATCAAATTAAGCCGATGAATTGTCCTTTTCATGTTTTAACCTATCAAAATGACCTGCATTCCTATCGAGAATTTCCCCTCAGATGGGCAGAATTAGGCACAGTTTATCGTTACGAGCGATCGGGGGTTTTACACGGATTAATGCGGGTGCGAGGTTTTACTCAAGATGATGCTCATATTTTTTGTTTGCCAGAACAAATTGCCGCAGAGATTCTAGGAGTTTTGAATTTAACCGAGAAAATTCTCTCCGATTTTGGCTTTACTAATTATCAGATAAATTTATCGACTCGTCCCAGTAAATCAGTGGGTAGTGATAGTGTTTGGGAATTGGCAACGGCGGCTCTAATTGAGGCCTTAAATGCTAAAAAGTGGGATTATATTGAGGATCAGGGAGGTGGGGCTTTTTATGGTCCGAAAATTGATATAAAAATTCAAGATGCGATCGGTAGAATGTGGCAATGTTCCACGATTCAGGTCGATTTTAACTTGCCAGAACGCTTTGATATGCAATATGTCGCTAGGGATGGTAGTCGCGAAAGACCGATTATGATTCATCGAGCTATTTTTGGCTCTTTGGAAAGATTTTTTGGTATTTTAATCGAGAATTATGCGGGAGATTTTCCTCTCTGGTTAGCACCTATTCAAGTCCGTTTATTACCCGTTAGTGATGAACAGCAGCATTATGCTTTAGGGGTGGCAATGCAGTTAAAACAAGCTGGTTATCGAGTGGAAATCGATAAAAGTGGTGAGCGTTTAGGTAAACAAATTCGTACAGGAGAACTAGAAAAAATACCTGTCTTAGCTGTGATTGGAAAACGAGAAGTTAGCAGTAAAACTCTAAGTGTTCGCACTCGACAAGGGGGTGATTTAGGTTCGATGACGCTGGCAGATTTATTAGAAAAAATGCAAACAGCGATCCTATCTAAAACTAATCTCTGA
- the rnc gene encoding ribonuclease III: protein MSCLPPFQNALLLTQALTHRSYVNEQSQLTENNERLEFLGDAILAFLVGELLYQKYPAMNEAELTRLRSNLVKEEQLAQLGIEIGLGELMRLGKGAIKDRGRSNPTLLADTFEAIIGAYYLDSGLNAVKNYLHQLFIPVASHLVSQQSESPSFIDAKNLFQQWALANFASNPEYTIIDVTGPPHAREFTAEVRVNNLLYGTGKGKRKQDATKAAAEDALKRCQWQ from the coding sequence ATGTCTTGTTTGCCTCCTTTTCAAAATGCTCTCCTTCTCACCCAAGCTTTAACCCATCGTTCCTATGTTAATGAACAGTCCCAATTGACGGAAAATAACGAGCGCCTAGAATTTTTGGGCGATGCGATTTTGGCTTTTTTGGTGGGCGAACTTTTGTATCAGAAATATCCCGCCATGAACGAGGCCGAATTAACTCGTTTGCGGTCAAATTTGGTCAAAGAAGAACAATTAGCGCAATTAGGCATCGAAATCGGCCTGGGGGAGTTAATGCGTTTGGGTAAGGGGGCAATTAAAGATCGGGGGCGATCGAATCCTACCCTATTAGCGGACACTTTTGAAGCGATAATTGGGGCTTATTATCTAGATTCGGGGTTAAATGCGGTTAAAAACTATCTGCACCAACTTTTTATCCCTGTAGCCTCTCATTTAGTCTCCCAACAATCGGAATCGCCATCTTTTATCGATGCCAAAAATCTCTTTCAACAGTGGGCCCTGGCCAATTTTGCCTCTAATCCAGAATATACGATCATCGATGTGACAGGACCCCCCCACGCTAGGGAATTTACTGCCGAAGTGCGGGTTAATAACCTTCTCTACGGTACAGGTAAAGGTAAACGGAAACAGGATGCCACCAAAGCGGCTGCCGAAGATGCTTTAAAGCGCTGTCAATGGCAATAA
- a CDS encoding Crp/Fnr family transcriptional regulator, whose translation MGKSVKAKKTTLLQQLINQSFLFRGLEEAWLSQYLDADNLKLETLFSNRPVYTAFLPDEFLDVLYVILNEGVIVVRSTPLDRIIAITYPGGCFGMRSLPFSYGLASRAFPCLVESYKTTHVLKIPLSALEKIYNDNESFRQRYCFLFELQQKFEYHLLNCSSYPPQAVATLLRALIYQERELGSQPSAENIYTFDLSVDVIARACQLNQRTVEQVLKGLQNVGLIASESTGDLIRVLDAEGLKEVYSATRDKVNWWPLR comes from the coding sequence ATGGGCAAGAGCGTCAAAGCCAAAAAAACAACCCTCCTACAACAACTGATTAACCAGAGTTTTCTCTTTCGCGGACTAGAGGAAGCTTGGTTAAGTCAGTATCTCGATGCCGACAATCTCAAGCTAGAGACGCTATTTTCCAATCGTCCCGTCTATACGGCTTTTCTCCCCGATGAATTTCTAGATGTTTTGTATGTGATTTTGAATGAGGGTGTAATCGTCGTCCGCAGCACTCCCCTCGACCGGATTATTGCCATTACCTACCCCGGCGGCTGTTTTGGCATGAGGAGTTTACCCTTTAGTTATGGTTTAGCCAGTCGCGCCTTTCCCTGTTTGGTGGAATCCTATAAAACCACCCACGTCCTGAAAATTCCCTTATCGGCGCTAGAAAAGATTTACAACGATAACGAAAGTTTTCGTCAACGGTACTGTTTTTTATTTGAATTACAGCAAAAATTCGAGTATCATTTGCTTAATTGCAGTAGCTATCCACCCCAAGCTGTAGCCACTTTACTCAGAGCTTTAATCTATCAAGAAAGAGAATTAGGCAGTCAACCGAGTGCTGAAAATATCTATACTTTTGATCTATCCGTAGATGTGATTGCTCGCGCTTGTCAACTCAATCAACGCACCGTCGAACAGGTATTAAAAGGATTGCAAAACGTGGGATTAATTGCCTCAGAATCGACGGGGGATTTAATTCGGGTACTGGATGCCGAGGGTTTAAAAGAAGTGTACAGTGCCACCAGGGATAAAGTTAATTGGTGGCCCCTCAGATAA
- the cysW gene encoding sulfate ABC transporter permease subunit CysW, which yields MLSLKKSTKPKEWDYKPLLIIIALVYLALLLFIPAAAVFYYAFRNGFQAFLEAAGTSDFIEAVRLTVIIALITVPLNTIFGLCAAWVIARNQFRGKTLLISLIDLPFAVSPVVAGLMIVLLYGRNGWLGSFLELFSIKILFALPGMVLATIFVTMPFVAREVIPVLEEIGLEQEEAGRTLGANDWQIFWRVTLPNIRWGLMYGVLLTNARAMGEFGAVSVVSGSILGRTATLPIFVEQAYKNYLTPAAFSAAAILALLAGVTLIIKEILERKTAHKIHTT from the coding sequence ATGCTGAGTCTAAAAAAATCAACTAAACCGAAAGAGTGGGATTACAAACCCCTACTAATTATCATCGCCCTTGTCTATCTGGCACTATTATTATTTATTCCGGCAGCGGCAGTATTTTACTATGCTTTTCGCAATGGATTCCAAGCTTTTTTAGAAGCGGCGGGAACTTCTGACTTTATCGAAGCGGTAAGATTAACAGTAATTATTGCCCTAATTACTGTACCTTTAAACACAATTTTTGGACTTTGTGCCGCTTGGGTAATTGCTCGCAATCAATTTCGTGGTAAAACTTTATTAATTAGTTTAATTGACTTACCTTTTGCCGTTTCTCCCGTGGTAGCGGGTTTAATGATTGTACTGCTCTATGGGCGCAATGGTTGGTTAGGTTCTTTTCTAGAACTTTTCAGTATAAAAATACTTTTTGCTTTACCCGGAATGGTATTAGCAACCATATTTGTTACTATGCCTTTTGTCGCTAGAGAAGTTATCCCAGTCTTAGAAGAAATTGGCTTAGAACAAGAGGAAGCGGGGCGCACTTTAGGGGCAAATGATTGGCAGATTTTCTGGCGCGTCACTTTACCCAATATTCGTTGGGGGTTGATGTACGGAGTGCTGTTAACTAATGCCCGGGCGATGGGAGAATTTGGGGCAGTTTCTGTGGTTTCTGGCAGTATTTTAGGTAGAACTGCCACCCTGCCAATTTTCGTAGAACAGGCTTATAAAAATTATCTCACTCCTGCTGCTTTTAGTGCGGCGGCTATTCTCGCCTTACTAGCGGGAGTTACTTTAATTATCAAAGAAATTCTCGAACGTAAAACCGCCCACAAAATTCATACTACTTAA
- a CDS encoding ABC transporter ATP-binding protein, whose protein sequence is MLLSAKGLSKSFGGIRAVNNAYLDVPQGSITGLIGPNGAGKTTLFNLLSNFIRPDKGEVFLDGQPIHQLPPYQIALKGCVRTFQVARVLSRLTVLENMLLASPGQTGENFLKVWFQGAKIRQQEQENRAKALDILDSIGLGEKAHDYAGALSGGQRKLLEIGRALMTEPKLILLDEPAAGVNPTLIGQISDHIIEWNRQGITFLIIEHNMDVIMSLCHYVWVLAEGTNLADGIPSEIQKNERVLKAYLGD, encoded by the coding sequence ATGTTACTTTCTGCCAAAGGATTATCGAAAAGTTTTGGAGGCATTCGCGCCGTCAATAATGCTTATTTGGATGTGCCGCAAGGCAGCATCACCGGGTTAATCGGACCAAATGGAGCCGGAAAAACTACACTTTTTAACCTTTTATCTAATTTTATTCGCCCGGATAAAGGGGAAGTTTTTCTTGATGGTCAGCCCATTCATCAGCTGCCTCCCTATCAAATTGCCCTAAAAGGATGTGTGAGAACTTTTCAAGTAGCCAGGGTATTATCCCGATTAACGGTGTTAGAAAATATGCTCTTAGCTAGTCCTGGACAAACGGGCGAAAATTTTCTCAAAGTCTGGTTTCAGGGGGCAAAAATTCGCCAACAGGAACAGGAAAATCGTGCCAAAGCTTTGGACATATTAGATTCGATCGGTCTGGGGGAAAAAGCGCACGATTATGCGGGAGCTTTATCGGGAGGACAGCGTAAATTATTAGAGATTGGCCGAGCGCTAATGACCGAGCCAAAATTAATTTTATTAGATGAACCTGCCGCTGGAGTTAATCCCACTTTAATCGGTCAAATCAGCGACCATATTATTGAATGGAATCGTCAGGGAATTACCTTTTTAATTATCGAGCATAATATGGATGTGATTATGTCCCTTTGTCACTACGTTTGGGTATTAGCAGAAGGGACAAATTTAGCCGATGGCATTCCCAGCGAAATCCAAAAAAACGAGCGGGTTTTAAAGGCTTATTTAGGAGACTAA
- a CDS encoding CobW family GTP-binding protein: MSSLIIPLSDSLPCLPKSGMPVTIITGFLGSGKTTLLNHILDNKEGLKVAVLVNEFGDINIDSQLLVSIDEDMVELSNGCICCTINDSLIETVYQVLEKEIPVDYLIIETTGLADPLPIILTFLATELKYLTRLDSIITLVDSETFTADHFDSNIALSQIRYGDVVILNKIDRVSGKKLDDLEKFIRREKEGIRLLKSSYGQVPLGLLLDLGLTKEELYKVQLRDFQKNRPISSDNQSPEDFNFVSFVSDKPFNLDKFEPFLTEKMPINVFRAKGILWFQQSDLKHIFQLSGLRYDLQAVEWDTSPNNQLVFIGRNLNKEEILTQLNECLASSQKIKKDKLSR, encoded by the coding sequence ATGAGTTCTTTGATAATTCCTCTCTCCGATTCCCTCCCTTGCTTGCCTAAATCGGGAATGCCTGTGACGATTATTACTGGTTTTTTAGGCAGTGGAAAAACCACTTTACTAAATCATATTCTTGACAATAAAGAAGGTTTAAAAGTTGCCGTTTTAGTCAATGAGTTTGGGGATATTAATATTGATTCTCAATTGCTTGTTTCCATCGATGAAGATATGGTAGAATTGAGTAATGGCTGTATTTGTTGTACAATTAATGATAGTTTAATTGAGACAGTCTATCAGGTCTTAGAAAAAGAAATACCCGTGGACTATCTAATCATTGAAACCACAGGATTAGCCGATCCTTTGCCAATTATCCTCACTTTCTTAGCCACGGAATTAAAATATCTGACTCGCTTAGATTCTATTATTACCCTCGTGGATTCTGAAACCTTTACTGCTGATCATTTTGATAGTAATATTGCCCTTAGTCAAATTCGTTATGGTGACGTGGTAATTCTCAATAAAATAGATCGAGTAAGTGGCAAAAAATTAGATGATTTAGAAAAGTTTATTCGTCGGGAAAAAGAGGGTATAAGACTCCTAAAAAGTAGTTATGGTCAGGTTCCTTTGGGTTTATTGTTAGATCTAGGTTTAACTAAAGAAGAATTGTATAAAGTCCAGTTGAGAGACTTTCAAAAAAATCGCCCAATCTCCAGTGATAATCAATCTCCTGAAGACTTTAATTTTGTCTCCTTTGTTAGCGATAAACCATTTAATCTAGATAAATTTGAACCTTTTCTCACGGAAAAAATGCCGATAAATGTTTTTCGAGCAAAAGGGATTCTCTGGTTTCAACAAAGCGATTTAAAACATATTTTTCAATTGAGCGGTCTTCGTTACGATCTGCAAGCGGTAGAATGGGATACATCTCCTAATAATCAGTTAGTTTTTATCGGCAGAAATTTAAATAAAGAGGAAATCTTGACACAACTAAACGAATGCTTGGCTAGTTCTCAAAAAATTAAAAAGGACAAACTAAGTAGGTAG